In the Rhododendron vialii isolate Sample 1 chromosome 2a, ASM3025357v1 genome, atatctcaaccattcattgtcaagatcgatgaCCCATGTGTGATCTACAGGGTGCCTTGTAGGCCTTGCACTACATGATTTCCCAATGCACAAAGAACACCCACACGAGGTGGTGAAATTCAAACTCTTGATCTTTTAGTGAAATGCAAGAGTCTTGACGAACCAATAATTATCCTAAAGACGTCAATTCTTGTAGGAATTTTTGTATAGAAAATTTGTGAAGAAGGGCAATTTTCATTTCCAAATTACCTTTAGTCTCATCAGTTGTTTCGGTTATGCCATTTGCTCTTCTTTTCAACCACAAGAGAGGAGAACCATGCCCCAAAGACATTGAATAGTGAAGTATATACTTAGGACAAAGCACTAATTACACATTATTGTTGAAAGGAGAAGTTTTTAGGTACCGCCAAGTGATACCCGCTTGATACCCAAAATTTCTCCTATGAAAGAACAACAATTTTCATTTGGATAATGCTGCCGGTCTTATCCATTCTTCCTTCCTATTTTTATAATTTGCACGCAATTAATCCGTCTCGAATGTCAAATTCTCAAAAATGACATCTTAACatgtaaattttctttttgtgaaaGCTTACACTATTTTTCGTTCTAATTTGTACATCACTTTCACTATTTTGGACTTCTTTAAATTTATATATACAGTTCAATAAATAACGATTTTGACATGCTAAATGAATCTTGCTTAATAAATCTCAACTAGTTCTATCaaataatgtttttaaaattattaatatATGTTATAGAATTAGCAAAATATAAATAGTTTTAAAAATGCACGAATGTCGAAATTGAGATGAAGCTAGTAGTGTaagtactttttaaaaagagaTACACAACTAAAACTATTGAAGTTGCAGCTCGAAAAATACAGTTAAATTAGCATAGTTGATAGGGATTATGGCCCAATTTTGCAAGGTGTGTTTCACTAACtagaataagtacttattttttttcaaataagtaatATTTTTTCGAATTAAAAGCGATGCATGAAAGaatgatttgtctcgtaaaacgaaaaataagtatttaaaaaataaaaacctaagCGGAACGAGGCCAGGCCTATACTTGTGGAAATGGAAACAAGGACCAAGTCAATTGCCATGACCCAagttttttggaaaagaaacaaaaactacaaatcCCTTCTTGTCTTGAAGAAGGAATGATCTTGGGAGCTCTCCATTTGCCCCAAATTCTTAGAAAATTTTGTGGCTGGGAGCGTCTCCAGCAGTCCGTGAAGTTTTAGGTACTTCACCAAATATAATAGTTGCTCGATTTTAGATATGTGATTGGAGCATAAATTTCGTAAAAGTGCATTTGGATTATTCTAATGTAATTGTTGACGAGGGATTATGTATCTATCGTACAACGAATCCCGCAAAATACGCGATATGTTATTACGTTGAGGATGCAAGATTGATGTCACCCGGTGAAATTATCATTCAATGTGTTTCTTTCTTATTCGTCCCTCAAGTCGAACGAGTCATTGCTAATGGATTAACGGCGCCTATAATTCGCTAATTCAAAAATTGGCTGTTGGCTAATTCTACTCCCTCGATCGTGACATTCTAAGCCAAGTCAATTGCCATGATCCAAGCTTTGGGCACTAAACAAATGCTACAAATAAAAAGACCACCACAATTCATGTCTTCAGGAAGGTGTGATCTTGGGAGCTCTTCATTTGGCCCTAGTTCTTTAGAAAATTTGGTGGCTTGGAGCATATCTGCATGTTCGTGACGCTTAGGTGTTCCAGCAGATATAGCAATTGGTCAGTTTAGATATGTGATCGGAGCATAAATTTTGTGAAGACTGCATATGTGCTATTTAAACGTGACAACTAATGGGGATTGCGTATTCATCTTACAATGAGCTCTGCAAAATACGTCATATGTAATACTTTGAGGATGCAATATCGATATCACCCAGTGAAATTATTCGTCCAAggcgtaatttttttttttttttttacgaaagaACCACCCCACAGGTGGGCTACTAAAATTGGACCCACCCATGCATAGAGCGTAAATCTCCGGACGGCCCGAAGCAAACCACCGCCCTGATCTGCCAAATAATTCGCAGTACCAACCCTAGCTGGAGAGGAGTCGAACCCTGCCCAAAGCTAGGCTTCTCCTTCCGCTGGGGCAAGCCCACTCGTGGTCAAATGAGACATTgctgagtttttttaaaaaagtatttAGTCCTATTCGGTCGAAGACTCAATTGCCATGACCCAAGGTTTCGGGCActattaaaatatattaaaaacaCTACACaggtcaaaaaaaaataaaaaattatactaaTGGAAGTCGATTAGGTACTTTTGGGTATCCGAATAACTTGGGCAAATTGAAAAACAACTAATCCCGATCATGAAGATAGTGTCtcaattgatttttatttaaagaCCAAAAGATAATAATTGACTCAAACATTctattctctttttttggaaaaaataaagcCCAGAAGCATGGGTTCACATTTCACACTTAAcctatttttgaacttttacgAACAACATGGGATGATATTAGTAGACTTTCATCGAACAACACGTTAATGGACTTTTATCGAACAACGTCATCCTCCTATCCAAATCCTGTCTCTATCACTGTTTAGGTACTCCAACAATTGTAATAATTAATTGATTTAGATATTTGATTGGAgcataaattttataaaactgCATTTTCATTATTTAAAATGTAATAATCGATGGGGATTACGCATTTAACGTACAACAAATTAATTCCGTTAAATATGCAATACTTTGAGGATGCAAGGCCCTGTTTGCTAGCACTTATAAGTTAGTTTTttagattattcatttaaaCAAATTACATTATGTTATAACAGTGTTTGCTATAGCTTTTTATAAGTTGTGTAAAAAGTTTAACATGTTTGCTTGAATAAGCTGACAAatagtttttcataaatgaaatgTCTAGATTTTGTTCTTAAAAGTTGAGTAAGAATAACTTGTtcactttatttttatttttttgaatggctaACTTATTCActttatgattttcttttgtCATCCATTCATGTTCTAAACAACTTCAAATAagcaaaaaagtttcaaaaggacGTTGAAGAGTCCCTTGGAATATATTTGTCGCAAATGGCTCTTCAACTTGCCACATGCGTCACCAAAGCTAGATCGGGTATAAAAATTTGCTATCACCCTCAAAGATGCTCTTAGGCTGGCAAGTCAATTGCGAAGGATGAATGACGCCTTTAATTctctaaattcaaaaattggCTACTGGGCAATGCTACTCCCTTATCCATATTGATGGTCAAAATAATCATTTGTCATCACCCAAGGTTTCGGCAGCAAACGAACCCACAAATCCAATAGTGATCACCACAAAATATTATTGTCTTCAAGAATGATGTTGGGAGCTCAACATTTGCCCtagttcttaaaaaaatttgtggctCGGAGCATCTCTAGCAGTCCGTGAGATTTAGATACATGATCGAAACATAAACTTAGTAAAACGGCATTGACATTATGTAAATATGATAATTAACGGAAGATTATGCATCATCTTACGATGAATTCTGGAAAATATGTGATATGTATCTTTTCTTATTAGTTCCCGTAGTCAAACAAGTGATTGTGAAGGATGAATGGCGTCTTAATTTAATTCTCTAGTTCAAAAGTTGGCTTTTTTTTGTGGCTTGGAGCATCTTCAGCGATCCATGAGATTTTAGGTGCTGCAACAAATGTAGAGCACAACAAATTCTGCTAAATTTGTGATATATAACACTTGTTGATGCAATATTGATATTACtcagagaatttttatttttttttgacaaaaatgagaAGTTATATTGACGTAAGTCTAACGGCACTTACAATACGGAATTCAAAACAAATatcttggacaaagccaaactaattgCAACTGATACAAAATGCGAAAAGTACAAGGCGGTTGATGTCTTCCACCCCAACTCAAACCCATATTCTGCTAAAATTTCATATCTCCTATAAGTCTCCAAAAAAGATAAAGTGCTagtcaagaaaaaagaaaataaatatccAGACGATTTGACGAACTCCAACCAAGTATGAACTCGCAAACAAACTCCCAAATCTACATATCTGACAAGCCACCATGAGTTACTTTAGCAAAGACATCATACGGAGGTCGTAGAGCATTGATGACACAAATGCCGTTGGGAACCAACATCATCTAAAGAACCCGATCTGTAGACGTTATTCATTCAATGGTATATTTTCTTACTAGTCCCTCTAGCCAAACGAGTCATTGCGAGTGGATAAATGATGCCTTTTATTCTAATTCAAAAATTGGTACTGGCTAATTATGCTACTTCCTCATCCCGTATCGCTGGTCCACAATTTTATTTAGAAATGTTTGAAAATATTAACTCTATCCGGAAGTCAATTAAAAAAGCATTTAATCTTTtataaaagtaattaaaaataattttaaattagAGAATAAAGgataatttaaaaaatctaataaaaaaattttgagtagACATTTCTTGATTACCTATCTCCTTTAGAATTAAAATTTTCAGTACAAGAGCAGTATATACTTAACTAATGTTGTTAAATTATTGAATATGAGAGCTTGAAAAGGGATCCGGGGAGCTATAGAGCACCCCGTGTCGTGCATATGTAGGGCGGCACACAGtcgtcgatctcatcaatcaactgcccagataaaaaattaattatgaccggtaaatcagtcataattaaaaattatatctcaaccattcattatTAAGATCGATAGCCCGTGTGCACCTTACAGAATACTTTACAAGGTCTTGCACTATAAAATTTTCCAATTCCTGAAAAAGTGGGTTCATCACATAATTTATTGCTTTATGATGTGTCCACACGAGCCCTTGTCTCTTAATTGAGCAAAAAGAGATACTCCTATGCCTACTACAAGGAAAGTTTCTCAAAAGCGGTGATGAAATACACTGAACGGAACCGCCCATTCAAATATAGTAGTAAATTAAAAGGCAAATCCCTTTATTTTGTACTGAACGGTCATAGTTGTCCAGATCAGCTTACATGTAATTTGACTAATCTCATTCTTGGTCTGGTTAAAGACGTGTCATCCACGTTGAGACTGAAAGATTGacaagaacttatttttttgcgGCTTGATCCCAATAATTGAATCTTGAATAATCGAGGGGAACAAATCCACGAACTAACCGGAAGGCTAAAAGCAAATACCGTTGCAAAGGCAGATTAGTAACAATACCACAAGGCAAGATttaaataacaaacaaaaatactaataataataacgTTGAAAGTTGTGTCTCCATACTAATGAGAACTCATTATGCTTCATCATGTGCCATGAAAATAGTTTAAGAAATTTTGGACCTAGGGTATTTTTGGTATTCTTCCTCAgtggttgcatttttttttttctgaaaagaaAATTGCAGACAAAGCAGAGCTttaggggaaaaagaaaaaaataaataaaatccgAAGAGAAGTATTCCTTTATATACACTGGtaggagatttttttttgaaacgaacAACATAACTAATTATATTAAGTCAAAAGGAGTACATGAGTGATAGTTCTTTACAAAACGAGAAACTGTTGCTCCTCTATGATCCTTATACAACGCATGTAACAAAAACCCGGGTGCACTGGTAAAAGTTGGCTACACAACCAACGGTAACGGGTTAGAAGTGGCATTAGACTAACAATCCCCCACCTCTCCTAAATTATAGATTTGTGGGTCTTTTTATCCTGGAACTATTAGTTCCAACCGGACTCAATATCCTTTTACGGACGGACAATTTGGATGAGTGAACTCTTGATTAGTGATCAAACATGAGTTAATCTTTCTCATGAGGACTTCAAAACAAACATAAGATAGCTCGAATAGAACCTATCCAATAACCTTATGCACAAACAAACACAGGACTAATACCAAATTAGTCCTTGGATTATTAGTCCCTAGATCGAATCGAAATTATCCATAATCTAATCTCATGCACATATTTCAGCAATATTAATACAGAAGGTACTACACAAGTAGAGCCTCTTGCTTTATCTTGGACAAAACAAAGTTGTGTCTCCATAAACAAAGCTAGAAAAAAGTTCAGCCACTTTAAAGAGGGCCCGCAACCTCCGTAAAGAAAGAATTTGATTCCCACAATTAAAGGCttcaaacgagccgagctgccGCTCAAGGCTTTGTTCATTAAGGCTTGGCTTGATTCAATTTGTTTAGTAATCGAACCAAACTCCAGCTCAAGTTTTAAGCTTGTTTAGTTAAACTAGTTGAGCTCAACAATTTGAAGCTCGGGTTGTTTGTATAAGTTTGGCTTGTTTCTAGACAATTGTTCAGTAGTAGAAccgggctcggctcgttaagggctcATTttcaaacgagccgagctcgaccACTGCAAAGCTTGGCCTGGTTCGTTTACACACCTACCCGCAACCTTTATAGCAATTTGACACGAAACACCAAATTATGGTTCATACATCATAgaaattctttcttcttttgtttttttgggtgcttCGGAAAAGAATTCATAGCAATGGATGGGTGTAGACGGGGAGACCTGAGACATACTTAATTTTGGCAACAAATGTAACTGCTAAAAACAAGTTTACCATTGGAATAACACCCGCTAATATCTCGAAAAAACGAGGAACCAAGGGACGTTATGCCATAGAATTATaccccaaatcaaacccaaatccGGGAGACAACAAAGGGGGCAGGAAGCCAAAAGAGCCGATTCAATTTATATGCTCGATCATTACCTTGCTTCgtttgtttaaaatctaatAAAACATCAATAATGTGCCAAGAAATTATTGCTAAAGCAAAACTTTTTAAAGTTGTATATATAAAGTGATTCTGGCCTCGAGCTACCAGCAAACCCTACACAGCCCATACTTCACTAAACTTGGATATTGCTTAAAGACAATCTTAAAATACTGCAATTCCAGTCCTCTTGCCAAACTTTGAAACCGAAAGAGATGCAATAAGTGATTTTGGAAACATTAGGTGTATTTGAAAATGATTTGCATCATGTGATGAACAAGGAGAGGTGAAGTCTTTTTTGCAGCCAATGTTGTGTCACTACATGTTATTAAAATTCCGTTACGCCCTTGCGGTTTTTGTACTGCCTTACTATGGTTTCTAGTAGGAAACGTCGCGTTTTCGTAGCGAGAGTCGAGGGATACGGCAACCCCGGAcaaggtggaggaggagaggctATGGAAGATCCCTATTCAAAAAACTTTGCTTGTTCTCGATCTTTTTGTCAAACAGACCAATTTGGTTGTCCATCCCACTGCAATACATATTTCGGCTGCGCACCCTCCATCCCCATGGATATACTGTCCTATCACCATTTCTGAAACGCCTTTCTCTCCACAACTAATCTTAGTGAAGTCTGATCACTAAACCAGCATTTGCCCATGAACAACCAGGGCTGCCAAGGATGGAACTTGCAGTTCATTACTCCTGAAATtcaagaaaattgacaaaaatgtCAGCCGAtatttattcaataaaaaatgcGTCAACATTAATATTGGGGACCTTAATATTGAGATACTTGACAAAGCTCAATTAACTCAATTTAATCAGGAAATGAAACAGAAATTTCATGAACCATGAGAGATAGAAGCATGGTTTTTAGCCTACAACTCGATCAGTTTGGATCAAGAAACAAATCATGGTGTTTGTTGCagattaactttttttttgaaaatgcatGTCATAAGCCCATCGGGCAATATAGATTCCAGAAAAGATAGAGGAAAAAATCAGAGCTACTTAAACTTCGATCTTAGGCACCTATTATCGAATCAGACTTGGCGAAATCGTCGGTACATAAAAACCAATTTATGTCTAGATAACAGAGAATCTAAAAGATTTACAACTCAAACCTTAAAAACCAATCACCGCTGAAATCTGAAGGTAAACAACAACAATATCAACTACAAGCAAACCGCTCTCATGGACTAATCCACAAGGGTTGCCGGCCAGATCTGGACGAGAGCCGAAACATCCGAACCAGAGTAGTCGAGAGATTCCGAGGCAAGCCCCTGCTGACACAGCGAGCTCCAAACACACCGTCCGCGATTCAACCATGGTGTTTGTTGCAGATTAATACCCAGAAATCAACCGGAGCGTGATGAAAACGGAGTGAATCCCTTCCGTACTAAaatggttttgatccagtgtagACAATTCTATTTTCGGAAAAAGAAATTCACACCGATCACCTCCGATCAGGTATTAATCGGCATTCCATTATCACGATCTTCAACGGGGTTTATCTTCTTGACAGGCTCTACAACTCGAATCAGTTTGGATCAAGAAACAAATCCGGCATGCGATTACAATTTTGAAATTACACATCGCAGGTCCTATCATGGGACCTTTAACTTGTTCCGACGTCGTTTGAAGAACCGAGCGCGAGGTCTTCATAAGCTCCTTGTTTTATCAAGTGTGGCCGATTCTATTTTCGCAAAAATAAATTCACCTAAACCATCTCCGATTATGTATCAATTGAGATCCGTTTAACATgatctttgaaattttttatcttCATGACAAGATCTATACATTGAACATCTTAGATCAAGAAATAAACTAGGAATAAGTTCACAATTTACAATTAAATGGTTACCACTTCTTTTTATCGGTCTTCGCAGGTTGAACCTGCGAAGTCTTTATGAATACAGACCGACGCCGTTTTATAAACCAGCTATGCGACATCGGTTTTCCACATTCTTGAACCCGTATGCTGGAGACGCGATTTCTACGCCCAACGCTTTCTTCATTGCCCCTTTCATTCCAAATGAAGAGCACGATAGGAGAttgaatatctctctctctctctctctctctctctctctctctatatatatatatatataccttttCGTTACGActttcttataaaaaaataataatacagtATTTCGTTACGACCATACGGTTTTTGTACTGCCTTAATATGGTTTCTAGTAGGAAACGTCGCATTTTCGTAGTGAGAGTCGAGGGATACGGCAACCCCAGAcaaggtggaggaggagaggctATGGAAGATCCCTATTCAAACACCTTTGCTTGTTCTCTTTTTCTCAAGACAGACCAATGTGGTTGTCCATCCCACTGCGAGTAGTGATCTGAGCCGCTTGTTTTTACGTCTCTCTGTGTTTGTGAATCATCCACGAAAATAACCGGATTGAACTCATGATCATAGCAACAGGAATCATCGCTCTTATCTTTGGAAAAGAAACAGCATATCCCAAAAGTTGGATATCTTTTCATTAGTTTGCTTTCGCGAGTGATCTTAGCCGTTTGTTTTTACTTctctatgtgtgtgtgaatCATCCACAGAAATAACCGAATTGAACTCATGATCATAACAACAGGAATCATTATACTTATCTTTGGAAAAGAAACAGCATATCTCAAAAGTTGGGTATCTTTTCATTAGTTTGCTAATTTCTGGTATCTTTCCAGCTTCTAAATAAGATGAAGTGCTTTATCCAGTTGGTATAGGCCCTACATAAGGGGATAAGCAATTTGACACCATTGTGTTGGTTTTATAAATGGAGGGACTTTGGTGCTGTTTCCTTTAATTAAGTGTATTTCAAGGTCCCATGGAATGGAATTGCTCCTTACACACTCCCACATTATATCAGCTGTGaaatcatgttcagaaaatctATGAACACTTTTTACCTTGTAAATAAAACTAAGAACCCGTTTAtctttgtgcattttttttcgGTTTAACGAATTTGAGAAGCACAAAGAGAGGATATCACACAAATAGAAATGCATGAAGTGCAACTGTCGGTGACAATATGATATGGAGATAGGAATGTTTACAACTGCTACGGCTAAATGTTGGATTAATATATAACATTTGATGATAGATTTGATTTAGAAGGGATGGTCTTAACTGTGGATCAACAAATTTTGTGGCATGCCCATATGCAGAAGAGAACGCATTGTAATcaggaaatgaagaacaacaaaCCTGGAGAGTGCAGTGCAAATATTACAGAAAAATCTCCACCGGGGAgttaccgtatgagtacatttATTCTGGACGTACAGAGTTGGTAAAATCTGCAGATACTATCTGGAAGCTAGTTCTGAATCTTGGACTTCGGTGTCATTCACAAAGTTCGGAAATGCTAGAGTTACTTCCCTGAAATTTTGGTATCCAAGATTCAAAAATATCAGTAAAAGCCCGCCAAACTAAAAATGTGGTAGTAGTTTAGTGAGTAGTAAACCAAGACTTCTGGAATTGAAAGACTGGACGCACGTTTGATGAacagattttgaattttctcgGTAGAATTAGACTCTATCCTAGTCCGGCGTTAACGCAAGCACTGGCTAGTTCATAACTTGGTAACAGTGGTATTGGCTAGTTCTTGCAAAGAAACTTTCTACAGAATTCAAAAACTGCAGTGGAGAGGTCAACATTTGATTACTCAAATACCCACCTCTCACGTACAGCCACTTGTTTTGGTCCGTCACGTGTGTGTCATATGCAGACTTTTTTTTGAGTCCATCATCGTGCAACTTCTTTTGAGTTTCTCATGATGATATGTGAGCtaatgtatgtatatgtgtatgtacATATATGACTCAAGCTATTAGCTAGTGGAGAGTGGTCTAACATTATTAAGCTCTATCCATTTCATATCCAAGTGATGTGGGATTCTCTACCACCCTCCCCTCCAAATTATCTTCCCTCTTCATCAAAGAAAAACTAATCCTCCTCCTTTTATGTATTCTATCTCACTCTAACCAAAcagagtgttagagcttgttccacattggttaattataactttCAAATCTAGTTTATAAGTTTAGATGGGCttttcactcattgccaattgattttgagttggatgctttaatatgTTATTATAGCTAGGCTTTCACAGGGTTTTGATTGCCCTGTTGTTTGCACCTTAAGTGCACTTTGTTTGGTTAATATCCCTGTATTGTGGATCCTTTGTCTTCGTATCCACGtgcttgtcccacattgtttgATTGTAACCTCCAACACTAGGACATGAGCCTGAGCAGCCCCTCCATGCATtaccaattagttttgagttggatgctttgaCTCAAAGTGTAAATAATTTTATGTTTACATAATCCCACTCGTGAGGCCCCAGCATGATTCCTACATACGCATTCACAATCCAATCTCTTCCAATTTAATCAAGACTTCCTGTCCTGTGGTTTTATGTACTAAGTTCTTCAGGTTATGCAGAGAGTTGCAAGAATTGGAAATTGTAAAACAAAGAAAGGTGCGATTATGCGATGGCTAAAAGATACAGAAAATGCTGCATCCAGTTTTAATAGAACTAGAATAACTCACTTTAGATAAGGAACAGTCATGATTTTCATTATAGATGGATGCCTTGCCACCACTGCCTTCCACTCTTCCGGATCAATCCTCCCATCTCCTGTAAAATCTGCTTCCATGATTGTCTGCGAAAAGACCCGCCCGAGTTAATGTGGATATAAGAAAGAATCATTATCACTAAGGGAATGACTAGTCACCACCTTATCAACAATTGCTTCAACAACATCATCTGAAAGCGTCGAATCCAATTCGTTCAGAAGAGCTAGTACCAACTCCCTCAGCTTCAAGGGtaaaatcatttgaaaattgTTGTTAGAAGAAGAAATAGATATGATTGTGAAGGTATTATAATGATAGTGAAGTTTGATGAAAGTTCAAAACTTGAAACTAGTTAGGAGTATAATAGAAGAAAGTTGAACAAGTATTTGCATGCTCGAGAAAATCCAAAAGTTTAATTATCTTGCTGAACTACGGCtgactttcatttcttttcgGAGGCAGTGCATGAACAATGAATGTCTacctaaaaaaccaaaaaacatgaTGGAATGTTCTTGCATGTAATTTTCAGAACCGGGAACATTCAGCTCAAAATTTAGAAATGTATCAAGCATCTAAGCATTTCTTTGTGTGTCCTTACAAATTGGAAGCGAAAATTTTGTGCAAGTATATCACTACTCTAACTCCTAAGTAATCCAAGAAATATCTTGTCTGAAAGAAGCAGCACAGAGGAAAATAATTCTTGCAATTGTGGCAATGCTCCACCACTTTCAAGATATAGATCTCATTGTCGAAACTTCACAAAGAACTAGAAATCAATAGTGACTGAATGCATAGGCGTAGACGGAATGCATATTCCTAGCCCTGCCCTGTCATGGTTTTCCTGTAAAGGAGAATCATAAGAGGGATGTAAAAGACTTCAACATCTGATGAAATGGCAATGTCCAACATGGGTGCACTCAGCTTAAGTGTGTGCATATCTCATATATATTTATGCGTGTGCAAGTGTGCGCACGCACACTTGTATGTGTGACAAATTACCATTGTGAAGGACACAACACATAAAAATGTTTTTATCACCAATTAGCTTGCCACAGGATGCATTATCAAAAATTGCTGCAGTCTTTTCAAGACAATCACCTCATCACGCTCTATGTAGCCGGTGCACTTTAGATCGCACAacctaaatacaactgcgatcAAGAAGATTCTTCCCCAAGTTAATAATGATGTTACTAGTCTGGCAATGCTGTTAGGATAAAAATACTTCTACAGAAAAAATACTATCAATGGTGGCAACTGACATATCATAATAAGCAAgggaagt is a window encoding:
- the LOC131317915 gene encoding calcineurin B-like protein 7 isoform X2, which translates into the protein MRRLVHCFCGRGVGHIARGKEHAILASETSFTANEVEALYDLYKELSSSIIDDGLIHKEEFQLALLDNSSKQNLFADRDGVIEFEEFVRSLSIFHPNAPEAEKLAFVFRLCDLKCTGYIERDELRELVLALLNELDSTLSDDVVEAIVDKTIMEADFTGDGRIDPEEWKAVVARHPSIMKIMTVPYLKEVTLAFPNFVNDTEVQDSELASR